GGCTATGGTGTCTTGACAAGGAAAGCTAAGAAGGGCATATCCACCGGGGGCGTATATACTTGTCAAAGTCTGTTTCCCGGAGTGGCAAAGAATAGCAGCATAATATTTACCGGTTATCATAAGCCCCCCCGCACGCGGCGGTGCAGTGATCAACAGCTGTTCGTTGTGCAGCTGTAGTGCACGGCCAGTCTCGTGTGTGGCCGTTGAGCGTTGGTTGGCGGCTGACCgcgaagatgatggatggtGGGAAACGTGGTCGGGGTTCACCACTATCGCAGTATGGTATTTGGTACTTGTACTACTGAACTGTGTGGGATGATGTACGTTTCGCAGTTAAATCAATAATTTATTTGGTTCCAGCAAGATCTATTCGGTCATGTTTTACGCTGGACGCTGGAGTATGGAGTTTCCCCGTTTCCCCTTTCGTTTACCCCGAGGAGTCCCACCAATTCATGATGTCGTAATCGACTCCTTTCGGTCCATGACGTCATACAATGCCAACGCTGGAGAGGATGGCTTCGTGCCGGCATCATataatatatatatagataTGACAGATCATTCTGCATGCATTGctttcaacctcttccagaTCATTTGCATATACGGCAACAGTTTAACTTGACGCTCACAGCCAATCACAATGTGTACGTCCCGTTTTTCAGTCTCAATTCGGATCCTCTCTTACGTCTTCTCAGCCAATTTTTTGAATCAAGTTACTGAAGCCGCTTCCAACGTGGCTAACACCGCTGTCAACACGGCCAGCAACCTTGCTACCCAGGCGACCAACCTGGCTACTCAAGCCGCTAACTCTGACGCCGCGGCCAATGTCGCTTCTCAGGCGAAGAATCTTGGTTCACAGGCGACTAATGTTGCCGGCAATCTCGCCagccaagctcaagctcaagccCATGACTTGGTCCCCGATATCGTTCCAACCCCTAGTAGCACCGGCACCAGTGCCACCTCCAGCTCTGGTACCAGAGGTGTGCCCGCCGAAGGGGAGGTCGACAGGAGTCACGATCTGAGCCCCAAGAATGAGATGGACAAGGCCAAGTTTGAAAGGTTGTatgagaggagaggatcTGCCGATGAGCTCCAAGATAAGGGTATTCTGAAAGGTACGATTGAGCCGGAGATTAAGGGATTTAGACTCATGTGCTTGTTAGGTTCGCCTGGTGACGTCCTGGCTGGTAAAAAGGCCGACCTTGAAAAGGCTATGAACATGGTATGTTAGCTCTGTAACCTATCTCCCTTTCAAAGCTGAATTTGCGTTCAGGATGTTCTTGACCAAGAAATCGCCCAGAGACCGCCTCCCGAAGAGCTTGTCCGGAAGGGTATCCTCAACCGTAAGTGATCTTCCAGTTGGCCCCAAAGTCATCCTCGTTGAACGGCAGCGGGTGATTTGGGTGGCAACGTGAATATTTATTGTGTCTCCTTACTAACTGACGACCATATAGCTTCTGAGGTTCCGACCCCTCAATAGATTTTGTGTATGCCGGTTAGAAGACTCGAGTTTTTGCGGCGCGTTGCAGTTAACGTGGGACAAGTAAAAGTTAGTATGAGAAGGATATGTCCTTAGGGATTGTTTGTACGATAAGTAGGAGTGTATGCCACATCATGAAAGTCTAAATGATGCTTCCCGTCCGCACTCAAGTGCAGACCATAGTACACTATTGCGCTGATGGTCGACGTAGTACGCGGAAAGCTAGCGTCATTATGATGCCATGCCTGCAGTGGGTGAGGCGGCCAAGCGCAGGATGTCTTATCCCTGTTGAGGTTCGTTGTATTCGGGTCTACTTCGAGCTCTGTGTCTTTTATTTTCACAAGGGATGTAGGAGGTGTACATGGAGAGATGTTGCGGGAGAAGTATCACCAATGCTATGACTATACTGCTGCGTGCacttgatgaggaaaagacACCCAATCCTAATGGCGATGTTTTGAATCGATTACTTAATCTTACAACAGTTACTAAGGTGGGCACGTCTTCTGTCATAGCACACATGGTATTGGTCTTCAGGTGGATAGTCCAGCAATGCGCTTTCAAAGATGCGTGGaccataataataatatcCTTTGGCGTTTGCCGGAAGTAGCTCAAGAGCGTTCATTTTTTTATATGCGGGGGCAGCAAGGGCTTGCGCGGGTCTCCGATGGTCAATTTCAGGGCATTTCTTGTAGTCCCTTGTCGCCTTTCGTCGCTCGTACTACATACGTATTCGCCGACTGTCATATTCACTCTTCATCTAAACTGAACATCTCTGTCTTGTCGCTCCCCCCTCGCCACCCCCCTCCCACATCCCACCATCCCCATGTCCACCACCAAAGCCACAGAGTCTTCCAACGCCCCTTTTTCGGACGACCCATCTTCCGGCCCGGCGTACCGCTACAAGCCCGTTGGTATAGCGAATGAATACAATACATGCTTCTTAAACTCTACCTTTCAGGCTGTACGTGATTTCTCCTCGAATCCTTAGACTGGATCACTAACGAAATTTCTGTAGTTGAGCGCCACAGCTTCGCTTACCTCGCTCTTATCCGCCTCCCCTGTTTCACCGCTCAACCCGCTCTCCAACTCCATTCTCCCTGCTCCCGTGGTTCCCCGCTCCCAAATTCCTTCTTTGCATGAAGAGATCCTCGAACCCGAACTCTATGACAAGCTACCCATCACCATCGCATTCACTTCAGCACTTCATGAAGGATATCGGCGGAAAGACCGATATATCGGAGATGAGGGCTGCATGCGTTTGACAAATATGTTGCGAACTGTCAGCGCAAAGCATCCACAGTACAATGACTTTGATCAGCAAGACGCTCACGAGTTTTTGAGACATTTGTTAGATTTGATGGaattggaggagaaagatgcTATCAAAATTCTGCAGCCCAAGGACTTACCTGAAAAGAAGGGCAGGAGAAAAAAGCGGGCGGCCATTCAACCATCTCAAGCCGATGTAGAAACCCAGGGCTTACAACTTCATGATCATATCTCGCCCATGGTGTCGCCGCTGCCGTCTCCGGCTCATTCTCTGCCTGCGACTCCGGGTTTGAGCGCACGGATAGACCCAATGTCGAGGCTTAAGCCCGATGACGTCGATTTGGGCGTTGTGACTGGTAAAGTCCTAACAGAAGAACCTTCCGCCAATCCTGCTGAGGCAGAAGTAAAAATAACggatgaggagagtggGGATCATTCAGTAGAGAAATCAGTGGAAACGCTAGTGGAAAATACGGTGAACGAAAAATTGACTCCCTTTGTGGATGTCCTGTTCGGTGGATTGCTTGCCAGTGTGGTGATTTGTGAAAAGTGTAAAGCTGTAAGTTTAGTCACCCACTCTACTATCTAGTATATTGTTAAAAGActgatcatcatcagctgTCCCACACTTACGAAGGCTTCCTTGACATTTCTCTTCAAATGCCAAACGAAGGCGAACGAACTCGTAAACGGGACAAGGTCTTAGCCTTTGCACAAAGACTTATGCCCGGGAGGTCTTCCACTGCCAAAAACTCCCCTGATATTCCTCCGACTTCACCCAGCCAACCACTCCCTTCAGCTCTTTCCGATAACGAACTTTCAGACTCTGAAACCAACCCCAATACCTCCCATTTCGGTAGACGGAAAACTTTGAGCATCCCTGAAAGCGAAGGTGCCAGCCTTGGGAGAACAGGCTCGACAAAATTCAATCTTTTCAGTAGGAGGAAACGCGCTCACAGCAGGCCCAGCAGCGCTTCGTCAAGCGTCAATGCCACTCCCACTCTTGAGGCAGAGAAGACTCATACTGTGccaccatcaccttctCTACTGAGTGAACGACtgcgccatcatcattttcaCAACAAGCGCCAAGCTACTCCTACTCCCGCCCAGGCGGCGTACATAGCCAGGATCCTAGCACCCCCTCAGGCTGCTGAGCAGCAAGACCCCATCGCCAAATTACGTGCCGCGCAAAATGGAAGTGGCCCGGTGAACAGTGAACCGCCAAAGGTCGAAACCGGCTTGGAGCGCTGTCTTAGAGAGTTTACGACGGTCGAGATTCTCGAGGGTTCAAATGCTTTCGCCTGTCATAAATGTTGGCGCATCAAGCATGGCCGATATGATCATCATGAAGCTACtgtgaaagaggaggatgagaataTCGTACCTGGAGACTCTACGCCTTCATTGTCGACTTCTGCTGGGCCTCCTTTAAAACATCCCGAGGGCTCCACAAAGAACTCGAGTCATTCCGAGGAAATGGCCAACAGCGTTGAGCAAGCCTTGTTGCTTAGTAGCCCACgacttcctccaccttccatttccatccGGCCCGGATCTGCTTCGGACTCTCCCACGCCTCACAATGGGCGTTCCGATCGCGTGGGTAGAAATCCTTCTCTCGGGTCTGTCTCCGGTGCCGGTGACCCAGATACCCGCGCACACTCCCCTTTAAAAAGACAAATCGAGGACGATGACACGTTGGTAGACCTCATGGCCAGTACCCACGTTGACCAGAGCTTCGCATATCAAGATTCGAACTCTGGCAGCATCATACTCCCCTCGGAAGCTGACACTGGCGAGGATGCAGACGCCCGGGACCGAAGCGAGTCAGAATCTGATGACTTGTCCGATTCCGAGAGTGAATCTGAAGGTGAGAGTGGCAAACccaagaggaaaaagagcaaaCATTTCGTTATGGGCCGGGCCTACAAGCGTTACTTGATCTCAAAGTCCCCGGAGGTCCTTGTTTTCCATCTTAAACGGTTCAAGCAGCTTAGCTCGGCGTTCAACacttttgcttctctcaAAAAGTTGGTTTTTCTGTATGTAAAATGATGACAATGAAACTGATTCGTATTAGGATGGAAGATATTGTATCGTTCCCCGAACGTTTAGATATTGCCCCTTATCTTGCGCCTAATCGTAAAGATTACAAGGTGTCGCAAACTCCAAATGGCCCTCATGCCCCTTACATGGACTGGCCGAATCCTATGCAGGGACCTGAAACAGTGGAATCGGTGATGTATCGATTATATGGTGAGTCCAATAGGCTATTATATTGACAGGGTATATTAATGACCAAATATAGCTGTTGTCGTCCACGTGGGCGATATGACATTCGGACACTATGTCGCTTATGTCTTGGTTGATCCTGAGATGGTATTTGGCAAAGACCAgcccaaggaagaaggcgattCGTCAGAGGCATCTGTAAACGGCGCGACCTCGCAAGATGCTCCTGCCGAGCGATCAGATACCTCAATTAACGAGGAACAGAAGAGCACGAAGGCGGACAATGCCCCGAAGAAGGACAGGAGAGTGTGGGCTTTCTGTTCTGAGTATGTATATCATTTAATCATGGAAAACAATGCTGACTTTCCTTAGTGAGTATATAAGGGAAGTCgatgtggaggaagtgCTGAGAGCGAAAGCCTATCTGTGCTTCGTGAGTAACACGTATAAAATGATTAAATGGCGCACTAACAACTATCTAGTATGAAAAGGAGCATTGATCACTTAACTTGTGTAATATATCGCCAACGACTTAACAGAAAGCATGTAGCGTGTGCAGCGTAGCTAGATTACCATTTTTATCATAATGTCGTATGATTGTGCCACTCTTTTACCTTGCTTCATCATGTCCCTTTACACACAAATCTATGCAGAAAAATGCTGTCTCAAATTCTCATCTAATACACTTAGTTCCGGTTCCTCTCTAACCAATCAAGAAATCCATTACTGAATTTCACACAGCTTTCAAAGCTTTTGTCAAATCCATCTCGCCCACCATAGTACGGGTCTTCGATCGCAGGAGCGCGTGTTTTGGGAAGCCCAATGGCAGACTGTGGCAAAGAGGGATCATACGAGCCAAAGAGTGTTATGTGGGACTTTGACGAAGCAGGCTGTCTGTGTAAGAGGGTTTCCAAGCTAATAGGTGAGGTAACATAAGTATTAAAAAAATGAATGTTAAGAGTTGTGATGTCTGTACTCACTTGTGCCGATCCATAGCAAGGATATAATCGTACTCTTGGAAATCACGTTTGTCCACAGCCCTTGCCACGCCACTTATTGGGACATTGTGCTACACGTCTACATAAGTATCCTTTGTATATAACGCTTGCACTTGCAGGCGAGATGTGACCCCCTCACCTTTCGACAAACTGCTACCGTCCTTGAGGAAGGACACACCGAAAAATGAGCTCGAGCAAACACATACACAAAAAAATAATCAACGGTGGAAAAAGGTATTATTACTTACCTGGAATCTGGAGACTCTCCTTCATGGTAAGCACCGGTTCCTGCAGAATCTACACGAATATCaaacttggaggaaaaaCTTTCAGGCCGGAGGGTCACTTGATGTTTGAGGACAGCTTCTGCCATGGGCGATCGGCTTAATTATTACCCTGTGAGTTTCAAAGATgcttgatgaggaagagaaagaaggggattAGCTCACCAAATACTAAAGTTGGAAGATTtattttattattattattattattctAGGTAAGCAAATATTACAACATATCGAGGGAGACAGACCAACTTGCTACAAACATAATCAGATTAGACATGGCCTGGCGAACGAAAACAACATGAAATGCGCATGAGAAACCAGAAATCACTCACCCGAGACACACCATGAGGACCTTTATCTTTTCAGGCTTATCAGCGGGCATTATGAAGTTCGTATTGTACGGGATGAGTGGGATATTCGATGAGATATaggtgaggaggaaggtaaGTGACTCCTGCGCCGAGGATAGAGGGCGGACGCTTTTCTATACGACGAAGCAAACGAGCaacaataataataacAGACGGGCGAGATTATCTGGTGACATCATCACGCGGATCGTGAGCTGTTGAGAACTGAACGAGTTTTCAAGATTGCGCACAAGTAGCCAAAACCCACAGCAGCTCAGTAGTAACCGCAGCGGTAAAATGATCAGATGTGTACATGCATACCATGTTGTTTGTGATGGACAACACAGAGAAAAgttgaaaaaaaaaatgttAAAACAGATATTCTAATCCCCTTCTAATCTCGTCGccttcccattctttcaTCAATCTCTTTATCAGCAACCTTTTTGAGAAGGTTTAGCTGGTTGGCGACATCTCTAAGTGTGCTCAAGACATGTCGGTTCCTATCCAAAATGGTCCATCACTAGATTCTTTTTGGTTGAAAGCAACATTTTTACTCACCCTTCAATGAAGAGATGCTCTCTATAAACGATATCATGCTCCTTGCAGTACTCTTTCACCAGCATACTTGCAGCTCGGAGATTATGCCTAGGAAGTCTGGGGAAAAGATGGTGCGTCACTTGCAGGTTGAGGCCGCCATGTATCCATTCAACGTTCTGATCGCAAATGACGTCCATCGTCGTACGAAGTTGACGAGAGGGGAATGATTCCGCAGGTCCAAGGTCCTCGGTCGAACACGCAAAATGAGACAGTACGATCTGCGAAAATGTTAGCTTGGTGTGcaggggggggggggggggggcgACAATAATGATCTAAAATGAGGACCTTACCTGAACATGGACCGGGCTGGCCATGATATGGCTGATCAAGAGGTACCCCAGTCTCATCTGCCAAGAAGGGAGGTGTCGAAGCATAGAGCCATAGTACACCCAATAGAAAACGATACCCGCGATTTCGTATGCCCAGAAAGCATTCCGTCTGGGCTTGGGTCCTAAGAGATACATGTACGAGTTGGCGTAAAGGTTGAATCGGGCGAGCGACAGAACGATGTAGTAGAGATTATGCCTGCAGTTAACGCCCGATGAGTACTCGGATCAATGCTGGGAGAGAGTATAGCGCTTGGACATACTGAAAAGGAATCATAATTTTGGCAAAAGCGTCAAGCAACATCGTCCTTTTGTAGTACGTGGACCAGAGGCTGTTGAAGAATTCTTTTGAAATGGCGAAAAATGGGATATGCTGAATGTCGGGGTCATGCTCGGGATGATTGGTGACGACTGTATTGTGTGGTGAGTAAGTAAATCGGCTGAGATTGGTCTCTCCAGTGAATAAACGAACGATGATGGATATCATGATTCTAGGGGCAGTCCCAGtcagtttttttttcttttttatcAAAGAATTCCTTGTTATTTAGACTCACGTCACACCACCAGCCACAGCTCAAACCGCCGATCCAGCTCGCGACAGTCATGCCAATGACTCTGTCCCACCACCAGACCCCTGTCACCTCTGTATGACCCGCGTCGTGTACCACGACTTTTGGGAAATGAGCAGAGCGTCATGGGGAGGTCTTGTCGGTACACTTACAAGCTAATTGATGGAATAATAGACCAAGGCAAGTGGCAGATCCCATTTGTCCAAGCCAGCCAGTGGTGCTTCACAAGTCAGCATAAAAAGCCACAAAAAGTTTTTGACCTACTTGAAATAGAGGTAAAGCGCTCCGAAAGCTAATAAACTATACCGGATGATATCGGTGCCGTACCCGGCCAACGGTCCTGGCGGTTTGAACAGACCCGCCTCTACTAGACGCTTTTTCAACTGTCGATAGTCTTCTGACCTttgttcctccttttccatgTCTACGGCCGATGCTGGTGGTTCTAGTTGCGCTGGTTCAAGAGTAATTACAGCTGGATTCGAAGACGGcggattgggattggggACGGGCGGTATGGGAGCAGACGAGGGATCGAGAGATATGGATTGCTGGAGAATAGTTTGCCCAAGCGTGACAGGACCTTCTCGCGCCCAATGTCCTTTGACACCGTCTGGATGTCTGACCAGCCCCAGAGCGATAGGCGGTGTC
This window of the Cryptococcus neoformans var. neoformans B-3501A chromosome 2, whole genome shotgun sequence genome carries:
- a CDS encoding hypothetical protein (HMMPfam hit to Cyt-b5, Cytochrome b5-like Heme/Steroid binding domain, score: 61.9, E(): 1.7e-15; HMMPfam hit to FA_desaturase, Fatty acid desaturase, score: 113.7, E(): 4.2e-31), whose amino-acid sequence is MTLAQKPVWDRNQIASRITQGQQLVVYHDRVLNVTPWAPYHPGGALALLHFVGRDATNEIEAYHSDAAIEMMNKFTVARVDIGKKGWPPLTPPIALGLVRHPDGVKGHWAREGPVTLGQTILQQSISLDPSSAPIPPVPNPNPPSSNPAVITLEPAQLEPPASAVDMEKEEQRSEDYRQLKKRLVEAGLFKPPGPLAGYGTDIIRYSLLAFGALYLYFNTTGWLGQMGSATCLGLLFHQLAFVVHDAGHTEVTGVWWWDRVIGMTVASWIGGLSCGWWCDNHDIHHLVTNHPEHDPDIQHIPFFAISKEFFNSLWSTYYKRTMLLDAFAKIMIPFQHNLYYIVLSLARFNLYANSYMYLLGPKPRRNAFWAYEIAGIVFYWVYYGSMLRHLPSWQMRLGYLLISHIMASPVHVQIVLSHFACSTEDLGPAESFPSRQLRTTMDVICDQNVEWIHGGLNLQVTHHLFPRLPRHNLRAASMLVKEYCKEHDIVYREHLFIEGNRHVLSTLRDVANQLNLLKKVADKEIDERMGRRRD
- a CDS encoding hypothetical protein (HMMPfam hit to UCH, Ubiquitin carboxyl-terminal hydrolase, score: 176.3, E(): 6e-50), producing the protein MSTTKATESSNAPFSDDPSSGPAYRYKPVGIANEYNTCFLNSTFQALSATASLTSLLSASPVSPLNPLSNSILPAPVVPRSQIPSLHEEILEPELYDKLPITIAFTSALHEGYRRKDRYIGDEGCMRLTNMLRTVSAKHPQYNDFDQQDAHEFLRHLLDLMELEEKDAIKILQPKDLPEKKGRRKKRAAIQPSQADVETQGLQLHDHISPMVSPLPSPAHSLPATPGLSARIDPMSRLKPDDVDLGVVTGKVLTEEPSANPAEAEVKITDEESGDHSVEKSVETLVENTVNEKLTPFVDVLFGGLLASVVICEKCKALSHTYEGFLDISLQMPNEGERTRKRDKVLAFAQRLMPGRSSTAKNSPDIPPTSPSQPLPSALSDNELSDSETNPNTSHFGRRKTLSIPESEGASLGRTGSTKFNLFSRRKRAHSRPSSASSSVNATPTLEAEKTHTVPPSPSLLSERLRHHHFHNKRQATPTPAQAAYIARILAPPQAAEQQDPIAKLRAAQNGSGPVNSEPPKVETGLERCLREFTTVEILEGSNAFACHKCWRIKHGRYDHHEATVKEEDENIVPGDSTPSLSTSAGPPLKHPEGSTKNSSHSEEMANSVEQALLLSSPRLPPPSISIRPGSASDSPTPHNGRSDRVGRNPSLGSVSGAGDPDTRAHSPLKRQIEDDDTLVDLMASTHVDQSFAYQDSNSGSIILPSEADTGEDADARDRSESESDDLSDSESESEGESGKPKRKKSKHFVMGRAYKRYLISKSPEVLVFHLKRFKQLSSAFNTFASLKKMEDIVSFPERLDIAPYLAPNRKDYKVSQTPNGPHAPYMDWPNPMQGPETVESVMYRLYAVVVHVGDMTFGHYVAYVLVDPEMVFGKDQPKEEGDSSEASVNGATSQDAPAERSDTSINEEQKSTKADNAPKKDRRVWAFCSDEYIREVDVEEVLRAKAYLCFYEKEH
- a CDS encoding hypothetical protein (HMMPfam hit to LMWPc, Low molecular weight phosphotyrosine protein phosphatase, score: 70.6, E(): 4e-18) → MAEAVLKHQVTLRPESFSSKFDIRVDSAGTGAYHEGESPDSRTVAVCRKHNVPISGVARAVDKRDFQEYDYILAMDRHNLETLLHRQPASSKSHITLFGSYDPSLPQSAIGLPKTRAPAIEDPYYGGRDGFDKSFESCVKFSNGFLDWLERNRN
- a CDS encoding hypothetical protein (Match to ESTs gb|CF194879.1|CF194879, gb|CF193686.1|CF193686, gb|CF191002.1|CF191002) — translated: MSNFLNQVTEAASNVANTAVNTASNLATQATNLATQAANSDAAANVASQAKNLGSQATNVAGNLASQAQAQAHDLVPDIVPTPSSTGTSATSSSGTRGVPAEGEVDRSHDLSPKNEMDKAKFERLYERRGSADELQDKGILKGSPGDVLAGKKADLEKAMNMDVLDQEIAQRPPPEELVRKGILNPSEVPTPQ